A region of the Meles meles chromosome 18, mMelMel3.1 paternal haplotype, whole genome shotgun sequence genome:
CTTTCCATATGGCCTTCCCAAATTGCACCCAGTGCCTTTATATGGCCCCagagctccccccgcccccgccccggggttCACAGTCACCACGCCGCATCACAACAGGCTATCACACAGCCATCCCTTCCACGAGAGTCTAAGCAACCAGAAGGTAGAACGCACGCTGTGTGCTTTTGCTCTTTGGGTGCTTAACACGGTGCCCGCCACGTATGAGATGCCCAACAGATACTAGTTAAATGGACAAAAcgtcaaataaatacatcaaagATCCTAGGGGGAGCACCTGGGCAGATGACAAGGTTTTCGTGGGACTGGGGGGCTCAggtcttttcctttccttggggGAATGGACGTCACCAAGCTCTAGAGTTCCAACCCCAGAGGTGCCTATCCCATCACAGGAAACGAGAGGAGCCTGGATGGGGTGACCGTGTACAGTCCGACATGGTGGGAGGCGGGCACCCGGCCTGGCGGTCAGCAGCTAAGGTGCAGGTGTGCAGTGCTCCCCCGGCCCTCCTCACCCTCCAGCCCGCGTTACCAGATGTGGAAGGTCGCATTGAAGACATTGGTTTTCTTCAGCTTGTCCAGCTGCATCTGGGCATAGCGCATCTGGTTTTCCACGCTCTTCAGCTCATCGTCCAGCTCCAGCTGCTGTCGCTTGAATTCACTGTACTCCCGCTGGTACCTGTGAGCAGCAAGGGGGCCGCTGAAGGCTGCTGGTTCAGGAATAAAAGTTCTCTCTCCCCACATAACAGTTCAGTCTGGTGGTTATGGGGAGACCTAGTTACAGCATCCTTTCCACTTGGCACAGATCCCATTCAAAGGAACATACAGGCCCTAGTTGTTCGGCCTGCGAGGGACAGAAAGGTCTCAAATTCCAGCTGCCCACATGCAAAAGGTAGAGGAAAACAGGACTCTCCTAAAGCTGGGCCAAGCGCTTCTCATATTTCTGATCCTttacagaagggaggtgggggggttcAGAGTGGCTTTTTCCTTGAAATGACCGTAACTGAACTACCAGAGCCTCACTTCTATGCACCTACCAGTCCTTTAGAGTCAGATACACCATTTCCAAGGGAACTTGCTCAcgactttgaaaaaattaattttttctctgtCCATCACCTCCCCCACTTTAGTTAGTGTCGACACTGGCTCTCCTCCCCTGGACAGAGGGTTCTCTCAGGGCAGGATTACCAGTGATATTTTGCGGCTGGGAAAGAACGAATGTAGGCCACCATGCTCCTCTTTCCAGAGCAGGATGCCAGGTTGGGTGGCTGACTTACGGTTCCCTACACGATGGAAATGCAACTAGAACCCTCGTTTCTCCGCTACTTAACCGACACACTTTTTTCACTTACTTGGGCAGGCCCCCTCATACAGAACCCTCTCAACAGACCTCAAGAAACAgaacctgaggggcgcctgggtggctcagtgggtttggctcaggtcatgatctcagggtactgggatcgagccccgcatcgggctctctgctcagcggggaagcatgcttcctcccctctctctctctctctacctgcctctctgcctacttgtgatctctgtcaaatgaataaataaaaaataaaaaataaaaaaagaaagaaacagggctTGGAAACAGTATGTGGGATCTGGAGCAGACAAGCTGCCAAAGTACACAGACACGTTCAGTTAGAAGCCACTTGTCCTGGAGCCTCGAGGCCAGGAAGACGGAGGAAGAGGGTGACCACTCACTGAGCTTCCTCCTGGTCCAGTCTCTCAGCCTCAGCCTGGACCTTCTCGAGATTTTCCGCCACCATCTTGCGGTTCTTCTCCACCTCTTCCAGCTCCTGGATCAGCCTCTCCTCCTCCAAGGCCAGCTCCTTTAGCTCCATTTGTAGCTGTTCACTGTCGTCCTCGTTCATCTGCTCCAGGATCTCCAGACAGCGCCTGCCGAGCACACAGGCAGAATATACTCACCGCAGGGCGCCCGTTATGCTGTTTACCCGAGCACAGCTCCCGGGTCAGAGCCAGGCCGTCTCAGCACAGGGACAGCTCTCGCATCCAGACCTCAGGTTCCCGGTGCGGGCTCTAGAGGCACTCACTTGTAGTTCTGACACTCATTTTCGGTGACATTGAGCTGAGTGTCGAGCTGGTCTAAGAGAGTATCTGTGCATTCCTCGCATAGCGGGTGGTCCACATCAGTCTGGCCTGACATGATGTCAAAAAGGTCCCCAGTGACCTGGAAGGGTAGGGTGGGGGAGAGTCAGGGTAGGGCCTGGCACCTGCGACCTGTCTAGGAGCCAGGCCCACCGCTGTGACGCTGCCCACTTGCCTTCAGTCTTCGGCTGAGGTTCTCCATGGTGCCGCCGTCAGATGCCTCCCCAATCAGAGTGAAGCTGTTGGCACTTTCCGTAGACATCATCCTGCAGACAGCCCCCCGCCCACGGGCCACATGAGGGAGCAGAGAGGCCTCCTCCACCGACTGTTGTGTCAGTGGCAGGGACTCTCAAGCACCGGCTGAGGGGTCTCAAGGCGCATACGCACTCCTAGCCCGACTGACCTCCCAAGGGTACCTCTCTCCCAAGGGAAGGCCATGCTGGTCTTCCACAGGGGCACTCAGCTCGAAGGTTGGCCTGGATGGActaaggaggggagagggggcatCAAAAACTGACATGTGGGTGTGTGTCTACagcagaaaaggaaggagaatcaGGAAAGACCATTTTTAAATCTTATACCCCTTGCCAGCAGCCTTCACATGCATCAACAACTAAGAACCTGAACGTCTAACAACACCTGCTACTCTAAAGCTTTTTAAGGGCCCATCTCTTTTATCGTCATTCACTCCCTCAGactttcctctgtcccttcccactgTGTGAATGGCTACGGGGAAAACCAATACTGGAAAGGGCTGGGCCAGGTATAAGAGAATACATCTTTTCTGGAAGAGCCAAAAGGCTAGGTGATTTATCTCCACCACCTGGCTCCAGGTCTCAATTCTGGGTTCCATTAAAATTCTACTGGCCTCTGGCAAGAAACAGGGGGCTGGGGAGTGGTAGGCACCTGGCTGGGGGGATGAATCTGCGAGAGACACCATCCTGGCGAGTTTCAAGAAATGGCTCCTGGGAAGGAAATAAGAGGGCATTAGCATTCTGGCAGCTTGGAAGTGGGAGTCCCAAACGGCCTCAGAACTATCTGGTTTTACCCTTGATTGATAACTGCCGGACTTGAtaaagcagacacttaagaaATAGGTATTACCTAGCCCATCCTCAGATATGTGCACTAAGAGAGGACCCCGGTACAGACAAACCCCAAGTCCCATGTGACTTTTTGTGGGAAACATCTCCCAACTATGTTATACTCCATTGTAGTTGAATTTACATTTTCTCAACACTTCCCAGTTAGGGGTAGGGGAAGAATGCCCTGAAACACGGCCCAAGCAAAAAGCCGTATCAGACTGCAATGAAGCTTGCCATGGCATACAACAAAGTAGATAATTCATATGCTTTTGATACTTTGATACAATTTATATGTGATCAGATACTTAGACATCTACCTTTGACAAAGAAAATTATCACTGATGTTATCACAGTTTAAAAATGACATGTTTGGGGTGCTGGGGGGCTCAgtataagtgtctgccttcagctcacgtcatgatctcagggtcccgggacaggGTCCcaagttggactccctgctcagcgggaagtctgcttctccctctccctctgcgttcCCCAACCCCCGCTCATGTGCAcgcactgtctctcaaataaaatctttaaataaacagaaatgacaTGTTCTCTAAT
Encoded here:
- the BECN1 gene encoding beclin-1 isoform X4 — protein: MEGSKTSSSTMQVSFVCQRCSQPLKLDTSFKILDRVTIQELTAPLLTTTQVKPGETQEEEANPGEEPFLETRQDGVSRRFIPPARMMSTESANSFTLIGEASDGGTMENLSRRLKVTGDLFDIMSGQTDVDHPLCEECTDTLLDQLDTQLNVTENECQNYKRCLEILEQMNEDDSEQLQMELKELALEEERLIQELEEVEKNRKMVAENLEKVQAEAERLDQEEAQYQREYSEFKRQQLELDDELKSVENQMRYAQMQLDKLKKTNVFNATFHIWHSGQFGTINNFRLGRLPSVPVEWNEINAAWGQTVLLLHALANKMGLKFQRYRLVPYGNHSYLESLTDKSKDGCGERQD
- the BECN1 gene encoding beclin-1 isoform X3, giving the protein MEGSKTSSSTMQVSFVCQRCSQPLKLDTSFKILDRVTIQELTAPLLTTTQVKPGETQEEEANPGEEPFLETRQDGVSRRFIPPASPSRPTFELSAPVEDQHGLPLGERMMSTESANSFTLIGEASDGGTMENLSRRLKVTGDLFDIMSGQTDVDHPLCEECTDTLLDQLDTQLNVTENECQNYKRCLEILEQMNEDDSEQLQMELKELALEEERLIQELEEVEKNRKMVAENLEKVQAEAERLDQEEAQYQREYSEFKRQQLELDDELKSVENQMRYAQMQLDKLKKTNVFNATFHIWHSGQFGTINNFRLGRLPSVPVEWNEINAAWGQTVLLLHALANKMGLKFQRYRLVPYGNHSYLESLTDKSKDGCGERQD